Below is a genomic region from Sinorhizobium meliloti.
GCGATCACGCCCATGTCGTGCGTGACGAGCATGACGGCGGTCTGCTTCTCCTTGCACAATTTGCGCAGGAGCGAGATGATCTGCGCCTGGATCGAGACGTCGAGCGCCGTCGTCGGTTCGTCGGCGATGACGAGTTTCGGCGACGCTGCAAGCGCCAGCGCGATCACGACACGCTGGCGCATGCCGCCCGAGAACTGATGCGGATATTGATTGACCCGCTCCTCCGGCGAAGGAATGCCGACATCACGCAGCAATTGCACGGCGCGGGCGCGGGCTTCGGCCTTGCCGAAACCGAGGTGCCGGCGAATGGTTTCGACGAGCTGTGCGCCAACCGAGAACAGCGGATTGAGCGAGGTAAGCGGATCCTGGAAAATCGCACCGATCTCGCGGCCGCGGATCTTTTCCATGGCGCGGTCATCGAGCGTATCGATGCGACGTTTGCCGAGCCAGACCTCGCCGCCTGCGATATGGCCCGGCGCTTCGAGCAGGCCCTGAATGGCGAGCCCGGTCATGGACTTGCCCGCGCCGGATTCGCCGACGACGCCGAGAATCTCACCCGGCCGGATCGACAGGCTGACATCCGACAGCGCGGTTACCGTGCCGCGACGGCTCGGAAAATCCACACGCAGGTTGCGAACTTCAATGACTGGTTCCTGGATGTCACCCATTTGCGTCCCCCTCTATCGGATAGCTGGGCGGGAAGATTGCGGCGACCGGAGGATTGTTCCAGCTCCGCTCGGGATATTTGGCGATCAGCCCGTCATATTGGGCCTGCGCCCGAATGCGCGCCTCTTGCATGTCGAAGCCGGCCAGCCGGCGATCCAGCATGGAGACGCGGCCATCGACGAAGACCGCATGCGTGATCTTGCCGGACCCCCCGGTGACGATCGTGGTGATCGGATCGATGGACGGAGCCATGACTCTGTCGTCGAGGCGGAAGACCGCGATATCTGCTCGGGTCCCCGGTGACAGATGGCCGAGATCGGAACGGCCCAGTGCCTTGGCGCCGCCGGTCGTCGCCGCATCGAACAGGTCGGCAGATCGCAGGCGGTCCGGTGCGCCGTCGGCGATGCGGCCCGTGATAAGACCCGCAAGCAGGTTCATCAGCATGTCGGCCGGCGTCGTATCCGTCCCCATGGCAATATTGATCCCGCGCCTGATGCAGGCGGAGAAGGAGTTGAGGATCGAGCCGCCACGGCCCGAAACCAGCGGACAATGGACGATGGAAAC
It encodes:
- a CDS encoding ABC transporter ATP-binding protein, producing MGDIQEPVIEVRNLRVDFPSRRGTVTALSDVSLSIRPGEILGVVGESGAGKSMTGLAIQGLLEAPGHIAGGEVWLGKRRIDTLDDRAMEKIRGREIGAIFQDPLTSLNPLFSVGAQLVETIRRHLGFGKAEARARAVQLLRDVGIPSPEERVNQYPHQFSGGMRQRVVIALALAASPKLVIADEPTTALDVSIQAQIISLLRKLCKEKQTAVMLVTHDMGVIAEAADRIAVMYAGRLIEIGAVEQVLHQPRHPYTQGLMGSIPSLGARVERLNQIDGSMPRLDAIPDGCAFNPRCKMAGPRCRRERPELIFAGPSASACWLSAGGTA